Within the Phalacrocorax aristotelis chromosome 13, bGulAri2.1, whole genome shotgun sequence genome, the region ttccccaggggtctgtgctgggtccagtcctgttcaatatagtcatcaatgacctggatgatgggatagagtgtaacctcagcaagttcactgattataccaagctgggaggagtggctgatgcaccagaaggctgtgctgccgtccagcgagacctggacaggctggagagctgggccaaggggaacgtgatgaaattcaacaacagcaagtgcaaggtcctgcatctggggaggaacaaccccatgcaccagtacgggttgggggctgaactactggaaagcagctctgttgagaaggacctgggggtgctggtgggaagcaagctgaccatgagccagcaatgtgcccttgtggccaagaaggccaagggtatcctgggatgcattaaaaagagtgtggccagcaggcggagggaggttatcctccccctctactctgccctagtgagaccacatttggagtactgtgtccagttttgggccccccagtttaaggacgGAACTGCTTGaccaagtccagcagagagctgccaagatgatcaagggactggggcatctcccttatgaggaaaggctgagagacctgggtttgttcagcctggagaagagaagactgaggggaaatttcatcaatacctataaatatctaaggggtgggtgtcaggacgatggggctatgctcttttcaatagtgcccagtgacaggccaaggggcaatgggctcaagttggaacacaggaagttctacctgattatgagaaaaaaattgttcactgtgcgggtgccagagcaggggcacaggctgccaggggaggctgtggagtcgcttccctggaaatattcaaaacccacctggatacattcctgtgccccctgctctgggggtgcctgctcaagcagagggttggacaagatgatctccagaggtcccttccaaccccaaccatcctgtgattctgtgttatcaacattattttcatactaagtccaaaacacagctctataccagctacagtgaagaaaaattaactctatcctagctaaaaccatgacacaggaCATTGACATGGGCTGTAAGGGAGGATGGTCCAGCTTTTATTTGGTATGACCTGAGGTCATTCTTTGCTCTTCTGGATCTTCAAAGTCACGAGTACATTGACATTTTTGGCCCCAGTTATTTTGTGTCAGTTCTTTGCTGCTACTGAGCTGTGCCCTGGTTCTCTGTTGCTACTGAGCAGCAAGAATGTGACTTCTTTTGTCTCCTGCCCAACCTCTTTAGGTTATGCAGGTTGTGAGGGAACAGATCACACGGGCTCTCCCCTCTAAACCAAACTCCTTGGACCAGTTCAAGAGCAAACTGCGCAGCCTGAGCTATTCTGAGATTCTGCGACTACGCCAGTCTGAGAGAATGAGCCAAGATGACTTCCAGTCACCACCTATTGTGTAAGTGCCTAACAAAACCAGttgctttctgtgcttgctCTTATCTCCATTTTCTACTTACTCTTCCATATTTGATGGCCAGGgagctgagagagaaaatccAGCCTGAGATCTTGGAGCTGATAAAGCAACAGCGCCTGAACAGGCTTTGTGAGGGAAGTAGCTTTCGAAAAATTGGAAATCGCAGAAGACAAGGTAAGGTGACAGCATCTACTGCATTTTTTCACGTGAAGAACTGTAGACAAATAAAATCTAATATATTAATCAGTCAGCAGGTGTGTTGCCAGAAAGGAAAGCCAGTTACCTGGGCTGTCTATACCAGCCAGTAGTTTGGGGTGGAACAGATGTGCGTTGCTTAGAATATTGTCTCCCCCTTGTTGAACAGGAAGCAGTGCTGAGGAAGTGGGGGAGTAGAGGGATTGGATCGGGTGGGGTGACTATAATGTAGTGGCTGTACGACCTTATGTGAATGATCTTGCTCAGCTTATTCTACTTGATGTGTGTTCCAGAAAGATTTTGGTATTGTCGCCTGGCTCTGAATCACAAGGTGCTGCACTATGGAGATCTGGAAGATAATGCCCAGGGAGAAGTCACCTTCGAATCtctacaggaaaaaagtaaGTCCTGATTAATGCTCTGAGCACACTGTGCTCTGCCGTCTAGAGGCTGTTATGAGTCCCATCctaaaaatgagagaaaaagagcTGTGGCTGAAGCCCTGAGATGAGATCAACTTTTGGTCCTTGCCCAAATCCTTTGAGTCTTGGAATTCCTTGGTATTTCTTGCAACAGCCAACCATAGGGATGCCTTGCTGGTaatgtgttatggaaaactGCTGTAATAAGCtacaagaaacagaacaacACTCAGTTGCAAAGACAAAACTGTCTTCTCATGGTTAGGATTTCTTGGTGGTGAGTTTTACTTTTTCACTGTTAGTTCCAGTTGCAGACATCAAAGCCATTGTCACAGGGAAGGATTGTCCACACATGAAGGAGAAAAGCGCACTGAAACAGAACAAGGTAAGTGCCCCCTTTTTGCCTGTAATTAATATCCAGTGCTGTAAACTTGAAGACTTTGAAAGCAGGCAACGGGAGCAAATGGTCTTCTACACTGCAGGTGTATTGTTTACAAAACCCATCTCGTATCTGGGCCTTTTCCTAGCACTCACCTGTGATTGCTAGGTGCTGTGGGCATAGCCTGGCTGTGCTATAGGCTATGCAGAGTTGCTCAGAATACTGATGTGGGAAGTGCACTGAGTTGCAGCAAGGTAGCTTCTCATGTTGGGTTATCAGGCAGAAGGTGCTGTGTTGTTTTGTTCAGTCAATGAATGAAAGATTTTGTCCATACAGGAAGTGTTAGAATTGGCCTTCTCGATATTATATGATCCCGATGAGACCTTGAACTTCATTGCACCTAATAAATACGAGGTAAGAAACATAGCAGTTAAGCAGTAGAATATAAAGCAATAAACTTCACAGATTAAAAAGAGTAGTTGCTTCTCATTAAAGGCTTGAACAGGATGTCTCCCACCAGGGTAATTCTTAGAAAATGTTGCCAATGCTTAGTGtgagttgtctttttttttttctcccagttaccttcctctttaaaaaaaaaataatcctacaCTAATTTGCCTTAGTCTGGACTGCTACTTTCTTTCCTACTATGCAAGTCAGTTGATCCCTTTTCCCCGTTCTGTAAGACACCGATGCCTAAaatagctttgttttttctgttgttaagcCACAATAGAAACTCTTGGCCCTCTCCTAGTGCCATGGGGTCATGCTTACCTCTAGGCTTCTAACTTCCATTGGAAGTCTCTGTGGACACTGTTctggggttgggtttttcttcctcataggTTTACTCCCTCCCATGTTTCCTGTTTTGGAGCTGTATATGAGTGTCTTTCATTGTTGTACAGATGGAAAGATTCAACCAAACCTATCATTTGTGCCTGAAGTTGTGAattatcctttctttttccctcctcccccagtaCTGTAtctggattgatgggctgaatGCGCTCTTGGGGAAGGACATGTCCAGTGAGCTGACTAAAAGTGACCTGGACACACTGCTGAGCATGGAAATGAAGCTGAGACTCCTGGACTTGGAGAACATCCAGATTCCCGAAGCGCCTCCGCCCATCCCCAAGGAGCCGAGCAGCTACGACTTCGTGTACCACTATGGCTGATGTGGACCGAGCCGCTCCGGGCAGCCTCGGCCCGCGGCGGGAGGCCGGCGCTCTTGTTCCTGTGTTTGGAGCCCACGGTGGGCGCAACCCTCTGAGCGCAGCCTGATGCCGCGCTCCTGCTCCTGGCCctgcgcggcggggccgccggcctcttgctgctgccgctgccgctgcagcggcggggcggggcggggcggggcggggctgggtggggccgggcggggcgggacaCGCCTTTCCTATCAGTTACAATAATAACCAGTAGCGCTCTCGTGGCTGCTGCCGCCTCTTTCCGTTTAGGCCCCGCCCTGCGCGGCAACGTCACCGGCGCGGCCCAAGTGTCGTCACACCCCCCCGAGCGACGTCACCGGCGCTCCTCCGGCCCCGCCCCTCAGAGGcacaccccctccccttccccgctCTCCCCCGGCGcggcgccggcggcgggcggccggggcgcatggcggcgggggcgggctgCGCGGCGCTGGGGCGGGCGGCGCTGGCGGCGCCGCTGGTGCTGCTCTACTACGGCTTCTCCATCGGCATCACCTTCTACAACAAGTGGCTGATGAaggtgcggggcggcggggcggggcggggcggcggcgcgcgGGGAGCGGCGGTGACGGCGGCTGTCGGTCCCGCAGAGCTTCCCGTTCCCGCTGCTCGTGACCCTGCTGCACCTCCTCTTCATCTTCGGCCTCTCGGCGATCGCCCGCGCCCTGGCGCGCTGCCGCTCGGGGCGGCCGCAGGCAGCGCTGTCCTGGGCCGACTGCCTCCGCCGGGCGGCTCCCGCAGGTacgggcgggggcgggccgggggcggcggcgagACCCGCGGCGGGGCGCTGAGCCGCGCGCCGGGGGCGCCCCCTCGGGCCTCTTGAGGGGCCGCGTTCGAGtgcggctccgggccggggtccTGGGCGGGGGCTTCGGGGCCGGGGGTGCCGCAGCAGCGGGGCCCCTGCCGCCTCCCCGGGCGGGCGCGgaggcggggagcggcgggcaTCGCTCCCGCGGGCGGCCCCGGCGCTTCCTCGCCGGCTGCAGGGTAGCGCTACTTAAACCTTTCGCTTTAGCCGTGCCACATTTATCGGTCATAAAAACTAGTTGGAATACGGAGAGGCCGCACcgaatgtatttttctgaagaagccAGTGGCACGGAGCGCGAATCTTGCGCAGTACCTCCATAAGTTGTCTCTGcaagttgctttttctgtttaacGTTGGTATCGAGCCACGTGTTTGTGTTATTTCAGGAGCTTGCTCTGGTTAGAACTTGGTCTTTCTGATGCAGAAGTTCATCATACGTGACACACAAAACTGCTGTAGCTGAGGCCAAGGAGCAAAGCTCCTACTCGGAGCACAGAACTCTCGCTACTCCAGCAGTTCTTTGGCTCTGTATTACGTTGGTTCAGTCGTCGTcatactgtctcccacagagCAGCATCTGGCGTAAGATTTCTGGCAAGGTGTGCAATACCTTACATAACATGCCACGTGGTTTCTTGAAAAGCACTTTCTCCACATCAGTAGCAGCACTACCTTTCAGCATAGCATGCTTCTGGATCAGTAAAACTGTTTCCTGCAGTAGGAAGCTTATGTCCAGCAGAGAATAGACTGTAAGAAGAGCTGCACCAGGATTAAGGGTGCACGCCGAGGATTGTTGCCAGGCTTGCTTCTTCAGGCTTCTTGCAGTGGCCTTTGTACTTACAGTTGTCATGCTCTGATACGTTCAAAAAAGACTATGCAAATCTGTGGTGGCTTTCGGTCACAGGGAGGGCAAGGGCTATTTCTGCACTTCTGCATAGTGTGTGCTCAGTGAGCACGGTGCTGAGCCCGACTTAAGTCACAGGGAACAGGACAGAAACGTAAAAAGCTGAGGGTATCTGAGCTATGTTGGTACTGAAGAGTTAACCTGAGGGAaatgtttgggttgttttttttttctgggtctgctctgctctgctctctgtgtTCACGGTCAAGTAGcagggtttttggttggttgttttgggtgttgttttttttttttatgtagtgGAAGACAGTTAacttcaggattttttctttgattctttAGCTCTGTCAACTTCCTTGGATATTGGGCTGAGTAACTGGAGCTTCCTATACGTCACGGTCTCCCTGTGAGTACAAACACCATCTTCTCTGGGAGCCCTGTGGTGGGGTTTAGAAAGCGCTTTGTCAGGGTCAGTTTCTTGAACGGGTGTATGGCTTGGTGGGGCTGCCACGCAGGCTTTGTGAGAGCTTCCTGGGAGCGATGTAGAAGTGGGTGATCTGGTTCCTAACAATGCTTTTCTGGGAAGGACTATATTGTAGGAGACTGACAGTGTATTTTGGTCCTTACAGCTACACGATGACCAAATCCTCAGCCATTCTCTTCATCCTGCTTTTTTCACTGCTCTTCAAGCTGGAGGAAGTGGTAAGGGTCCCACGTAATGCTTTAGGGAGGGAGGTCAGTCCCAGGGAGATAGGCAGTGTATGTACAAGAAATATGTAAGTAGAGGAAGAAGGCAGTTATGTGGATGAATCTGAAAGAGAGGAGGTATCTGTCTCTGTTCAGCTCCAGGAGCCTGTAGTGACTTTGTGTTTGCTCTCATCCAGAGGGTGACATTGCTGCTGGTGGTTCTGCTCATCGCTGGGGGGCTCTTCATGTTCACCTACAAGTCCACACAGTTCAACGCACAGGGGTTTGTGCTGGTGCTGTGTGCGTCTTTCCTTGGGGGTATTCGCTGGACTCTCACACAGATACTTATGCAGAAGGCTGACCTGGGTATGTAGGGTGTTAGGAAGTGGGTGGTGGTGCTGGTAACAGGGAGGGGAATAAGGATGCGGTAGCCcttgctgcagaaacaaaacatatCGTGTAAGGGGCGGTGTTTGAAACATGGGGCAGGGGTTATCTGTTAATGGGTACCCAAGGTGGCTTGGCCTCTGCAGCAGCATAGGCATGGGCATGACAAATAAGGTGTATGTCTAGGAATGGTACTAAAAAAGGCTCTAGGAGCTATGTTATTGGCTGGCTTGTTGCTACCTGGTCTGTTATTGATTCTCTTCTTTCAGGGCTCCAGAACCCCATTGATATCATGTTTCACCTGCAGCCGCTCATGTTCCTGGGGCTCTTTCCGCTCTTTGTGGTGTTTGAGGGTGCGTGAGTTAATTAGAGAAAGCAGGGATAGCTTTATAGAGTGGTTGGGGAGATTGCCTAGCAGTTTTTTGTTTGAGATGATTCATTTAGATAAGTGAACAGCTATGAACGTTACAAAGTAGTTAGAGACCTGGAATTACAAGGACCCAGATACACCTTATGCTGGCAGAGCATTAAAGAGTGTAGGAATAGTAGCCTGCCACACTTCCTTACCAGGAGTAAGGGCTGTGAAGAATTGGCTCCACATCCTCCTGACACTGGAATGAGCAGCCCACCCCCATCTTGTTGTGAGTGGGAGTTGGGAAAGGTACTTTGCTACTCACTGTCTTGTTCCTAGGCCTGCCTTTGTCCATATCAGAGAAGCTCTTCCGTTTCCATGAAGCAGGAATGCTGTTCTCTCTGGTAGGGAAGCTGTTCTTGGGTGGAATTCTTGCCTTTGGTCTAGGCTTTTCTGAGTTCCTCTTGGTTTCCAGAACATCTAGCCTCACCCTTTCCATTGCTGGCATTTTTAAGGTAAGGCATGGTTCCTGGGCTAATACTAGAAGGCAAGTACTGGTTAATCCCTAATGGGCCTCATGTGGTGGGAACTTTCTTAGAGCCTTAGAAATCATCCCATTACTCTCATTCTCCTTGCACAGGAGCTTGATGCTTTGCCTTGCAGTCTCTGCAGTGAAGTCCCTTGGTCCCTGACAGCAAGGAGCAGAGACTAGTGGCTGTTCTGTAAAAAACAGCATTAAGGCCCAAAGTTTGGTGGGATCTGGGATAGACTAAAACACATGGACCTCGTGAGCAATGGATGGTGCGGGAGGGAGAAGGGGTGAGAAGGGCATGCTCTTGCATCAGACCTGGATATGAACAAATGACTGGTTTGAGCTAGTTTGGCACATTCTCCCCACCTTTGAGGAATCCAGCACACATGCTTTCGAGCTGAATGGTGACATCTGAAATTTGTCTGATCCAGAAGTCACAGGATTCCCATATAGCCCAGCTATGCAGAGGACTTAAAATCCCACATCCCAGTTTAACAGGTCATTCTGTTTCTAGAAACTGTTTTTAGAACTCTGGACATGGAAGAATGTGCTGATGGAAGTTAGCAGTCCGGCATCTTGATCTAGGCTTGAGCTGTGAAACATCTCATGCATATCTCTTCAGGTCCTGCCCTGCCACTTGTcatgttttttgtttccacAGGAAATCTGCATTTTATTCCTCGCCACACGTTTGCTGGGAGACCGCCTCAGTCTTTTGAACTGGCTGGGCtttgctgtctgtctgtcaggAATCTCCCTTCATGTCATTCTCAAAGCCATGAATTCCAAAGGTGATTCTGTTTTAAAtccccttctctttctgtaTAGGCATTCTCATAGCGTCACTAGGAGCTGTGTCTAGTTCCAGCTCCTTGCCAACGCCAGGTTTGATGGGTTTTCTAGTGAGTTTGTCACTAAATGGGCTGTCTGCATGCAGGTGAAAAAGCACTGATGCTACACAAAGAGGCCAGCTCCGACCCTGACCTGGAGTTGCTGCTGCGCCACACTGGACatggtgaggaggaggaagaggatgttGAAACCCCACAACACTGAACATGAAGCACAAAGCCCCCTGCTCGGTTCTTACCAAACCTGCCTGACAGCTGTCTAGGAGGGTCCAAGAATCTCTGTCTGTGGCCACCCAAAGGAGAGCCAGGGCCTGGTGAGAGTCCTGCTGTTCTGCTACAGTGTGGATCTGTAGATGCTGCACAAGAAACAGGCAATATCCCTTTCACAGAGAGCGAACTTGGAAGATGAGCCCTGGTTCAGTGGAAGTAGAACAGTGTGGTGAGACTGGGAAATCCTATAGAAAGTTTGTTAGGGAATCCCAAAGGCTGTATATTGAGAGTGTAGACCATGAGCTGTAGAATGTGGACATGTCTGGACCTGCAGGCTGAGTGTTTCAGGGATGATTTTAGTGGTGTTTAGGCTTTGGCATCAAAAGAGAAGGTAGATATACCTTCCCATAATTTTGTTACGGTCCTGCTAAGTAGGAACTCCCAACTTG harbors:
- the SLC35H1 gene encoding solute carrier family 35 member C2 isoform X2 — translated: MAAGAGCAALGRAALAAPLVLLYYGFSIGITFYNKWLMKSFPFPLLVTLLHLLFIFGLSAIARALARCRSGRPQAALSWADCLRRAAPAALSTSLDIGLSNWSFLYVTVSLYTMTKSSAILFILLFSLLFKLEEVRVTLLLVVLLIAGGLFMFTYKSTQFNAQGFVLVLCASFLGGIRWTLTQILMQKADLGLQNPIDIMFHLQPLMFLGLFPLFVVFEGLPLSISEKLFRFHEAGMLFSLEICILFLATRLLGDRLSLLNWLGFAVCLSGISLHVILKAMNSKGEKALMLHKEASSDPDLELLLRHTGHGEEEEEDVETPQH
- the SLC35H1 gene encoding solute carrier family 35 member C2 isoform X3, with protein sequence MAAGAGCAALGRAALAAPLVLLYYGFSIGITFYNKWLMKSFPFPLLVTLLHLLFIFGLSAIARALARCRSGRPQAALSWADCLRRAAPAALSTSLDIGLSNWSFLYVTVSLYTMTKSSAILFILLFSLLFKLEEVRVTLLLVVLLIAGGLFMFTYKSTQFNAQGFVLVLCASFLGGIRWTLTQILMQKADLGLPLSISEKLFRFHEAGMLFSLEICILFLATRLLGDRLSLLNWLGFAVCLSGISLHVILKAMNSKGEKALMLHKEASSDPDLELLLRHTGHGEEEEEDVETPQH
- the SLC35H1 gene encoding solute carrier family 35 member C2 isoform X1, which codes for MAAGAGCAALGRAALAAPLVLLYYGFSIGITFYNKWLMKSFPFPLLVTLLHLLFIFGLSAIARALARCRSGRPQAALSWADCLRRAAPAALSTSLDIGLSNWSFLYVTVSLYTMTKSSAILFILLFSLLFKLEEVRVTLLLVVLLIAGGLFMFTYKSTQFNAQGFVLVLCASFLGGIRWTLTQILMQKADLGLPLSISEKLFRFHEAGMLFSLVGKLFLGGILAFGLGFSEFLLVSRTSSLTLSIAGIFKEICILFLATRLLGDRLSLLNWLGFAVCLSGISLHVILKAMNSKGEKALMLHKEASSDPDLELLLRHTGHGEEEEEDVETPQH
- the SLC35H1 gene encoding solute carrier family 35 member C2 isoform X4, yielding MAAGAGCAALGRAALAAPLVLLYYGFSIGITFYNKWLMKSFPFPLLVTLLHLLFIFGLSAIARALARCRSGRPQAALSWADCLRRAAPAALSTSLDIGLSNWSFLYVTVSLYTMTKSSAILFILLFSLLFKLEEVRVTLLLVVLLIAGGLFMFTYKSTQFNAQGFVLVLCASFLGGIRWTLTQILMQKADLGLQNPIDIMFHLQPLMFLGLFPLFVVFEGLPLSISEKLFRFHEAGMLFSLVGKLFLGGILAFGLGFSEFLLVSRTSSLTLSIAGIFKEICILFLATRLLGDRLSLLNWLGFAVCLSGISLHVILKAMNSKGEKALMLHKEASSDPDLELLLRHTGHGEEEEEDVETPQH